Below is a window of Bos indicus isolate NIAB-ARS_2022 breed Sahiwal x Tharparkar chromosome 19, NIAB-ARS_B.indTharparkar_mat_pri_1.0, whole genome shotgun sequence DNA.
AgggcaggagaagccactgcaatgagaggctcACACCCTCCAGTGAAGAGGAGCCTctgctcgctgcaaccagagaaagcccctgcgcagcaacaaagaccccgtgcagccaaaaaaaataaatgaaaagaaataagtcCTAACTCCCCGCGACTCAGAATGTGACTGAATCTGGTGATCAGGTCCTTAAAGAAGTAAGTTGAAATGGGGTTGTTGTTGTGGGTCCTCACCCAACATGACTGGCgtctttataagaagaaattCGGACACAGACGCGTGTAGAGGGAAGACCAtgtggacacagagagaagatggtCATCTACAAACTGAGGCCTTCGGAGAAAACAGCCTGGCCGCACCTtgctcttggacttccagcctccagaattaggAGAAGATAAAGACCTTTGTTATGGCAGGTCCAGCAAACGAAGAACACTGACCGTGACCCAGTTTCGCCGGAGCAAACCTGGGAGTCACTCTGGATTCCTCCTACCCCGCCCCCTCAGTTTGCACCTAGTTCGTCACAAATCCTGATGCTTCTGCTTCCCGGAACCCCCGGGACCGCAGACTTGGGTGCATCACTGCGTCAGGCCGCCGTCACTGCCCTCCCGGGTGACAGCAGAGCCTGACTcctccctgcttctccttttcCCACGTCTGCACAGCAGAGTGGTTGTTTTAATACATAAACCAGAGCCCACACTGCCCCGAGCCCTGCGGAGGTTTCCCATGGCTGTCCCTGAACATTCCAGCTCTTTACCGCGCTTGACAAGGGCCCCTCTCAGACCCTTGCGTCTCTCTTCCCCATGCTGTGCCAGGCTCTCCTGGTTTCCTTCCTGTTCTTTGAATTCATCCAGTGGTTTCTCATCTCAGGCCCTTCGCGTCTGCTCTTCCCTCAGCCTGGAATGCTTCTCCCTTAGCCCTGGCCCCGCCTACACTCTGGGCTGGGTACCTCCTGGTGGTGGGGCCATCCCGCACACTGCTGTGAACACAGCATCCTTGACCCCTGCCCACGGGGTGGGGGTAACACGCCCCCCACCCCGACTGTGACAACCACCACTGTCTCCAGgctttgccaaatgtcccctgggggcagAAATCCCTCCGCTGAAACCCACTACCATagctctttatttttcatttagttttaaattgtattttggttgctgtgagcaggcttcCTCTGGGTGCAGAGCGCGGGGGCGGGGTGCCCTTGGTggaggtgcacgggcttcacaGGGCGGTGGCAGAGCTGCTGGTTTTGAGGAAGCAAAGCCCTGACTCGAGTCTGGCTTGGTTCCTGCTCGGCTCTGCAGCTCTGGACACCCAGCTCGGGACCTGCTCCTTCGCCACACATGGTGCTGTTTACTGTTCTAGGGCCAAGCAGGTGTGTTGCCTTAAAGGTCCAGGAGCGAAGAGAATGCAAACAGAACATGAAATCTGGTGCAATGGGTCAGGGCACCTTCAGCCTTTATTGGACTGAAGGTGTAGCATCCATTCTGAGTCCAGCTTTTATTCCTGATTGCAGACTACCAAACTTTCTTTGATCTGTCTTTCCCAAGACACTGCATTGACATAGTCCAGATCTCCTGGTTTTTTGCCGCAGGCCGTTCCTGATTGTCTCGGGAACAGTCAGCAAGTGTGTGGGCGGTGTTCATACCTGACGCTGACCCGGTGTTCCAAGGTCCATGCTTTCAGGATCCCAGTCATACTCTTTTCTGGGTCTGGCCTTGGGGTTTGTAACAAGGCTCCTATTCtaagaaaaacatgaagaatAATCATAACACAGTTTCTTAACATATGCTGTTCTTCCAAGTGCTGTTCCTGTGAAATTTCTCAAGGCTGTGAAAGCACGTTATTAGGAATTCTCACTCCACAGGTGGACGTCCCCTCTGCCCAGGGGACACTAACCTTGAGTTCCCAGGGCCCACCCCGTCCTTGactttgtcccttctcctcctccttggaTGTCCAGGCTCCTTGTTGCCTGCCCGCCTGACCCCCTGCTCCTCTCCTCACCCACAGGCGTCGGCTTCTCTGGGTAATTCTTGCAGGACACAGTAGTCTCCTTCCTGcaggcagaggggcctggaggggacCAGCTCCTCCAGCTCTGTGCCTGGGAAATAGAGTCCTTTCCCCACTCTTGGCAGAAATACACTCTAAATCTCCATAAATTGGCCTATTcaggagcttttaaaaacattaattataCACAAcattttttgcatgaaatatattaAGGAGACTACTtttaatattaaatgtatttataattatatgctcagtcgcttcagtcgtgtccgactctttgcaaccctatggattgtagcctgccagtctcctttgtccgtgagattctccaggcaagaatactggaatgggttgccatgccttccttctggggatctttcggacccagggatggaacctgtgtctcctgcattgcaggtggattctttaccctctgagccaccagggaagccctaagcatATTTTACATCTCATTATATGTTCTTTCTTTTGATTACCTGCAATTAGTCTATCTGTATCAGAAGTAAACTTCAAGCTAGTAAGAGTGGTTTTTTCCATTGGCTGATTTCCCTTTTCTATCAAAGAGGGTGTCTCCTGGGCTCAGGGCAGTTTGGGGCAGCAGCACTTAACGACAAATGTAAAAACAGGAAGTGAAAGGTCGGGAGAGGGGACCCCAGGGGGTGGAGGAGGAAACACaggatgctggtggtggtggcggtgggcGAGCGAGGGAGAAGGGCTAGACTTTGGTTGTGTTGAGCTGGAGATGCCAGTGCAGTCAGGATGGAGCCGTCCCAAGGTCACGGGGCTCAGCTAGGCCCTTGGGGCGAGGGGCTCGAGACACCAGGCAGGAATGCCAGGTGTGACTACAGCTGCTTAGGGGGCCAGGTGCTGTCCGTAGATTAAGACCACCTGCTTCCTCCAGAGCCACGTGGGGTTGTACCAAGTGAATGGAACCCAGAAGAGAGTGCCCACATCTCGGGCCATCGAAGGAAGACGGTGGGGGCCAGGAAGAAGCACCCAGGTCTCTAACTGGCCTGGACTGAGCTGGCCTGGACTTGGCCTGAACCCTCTCTCTGGCCTGAGGTCACTTTCTGGGTTGTTTGGACCCTGAAAAACCATCGCACCACCTAATGTAGCTCCTATTACCCACGTGACGACTATCCCAAGGGTGTTCTGCTCCCAGAGTTCCGCTTCTATGATAATTACGGGTAAGAATGACTGCTTATGTCATTCTTAAGGCACACGTGGGGAGGGTTCCATCCTGAGAGCAGAGGACGGCAAGCTCTTTTTGTCAGGACCAGGCAGTACACATCTTAGACTTTGTGGACATGTGGTCTCTGCCACAGCCACTCCACTCTGCTGTTGGAGCCGAAAAGCCACATAGAGAACATGTAAATGAAGCAGGGTAGCTGTGTTCCCACACAACTTATTTATGCAGGCTAAAATTTGACTTCCATGAAATTTTCACGTcatgaaatatttttgctttctatCTTCCCCTCAACTCTTTGTAAATGTCAAACTGTCTTTAGCCCATGGGCTGTGCAAAAAAAGGGAGGGCTGGAGGTGTGGCTGTGGGTTTGTGTTCATCTCTTACAACCCTACAAGCCTCATCGATTGCCAGCgtgcttttatatttctttctttttcttttattttttttgggagGGGGTAGGTGttgcactgtgtggcttgtgggatcttagttccctgacctgcaattgaacctgggccctcagcagtaaaaccatggagtcctaaccaccggatcGCCGGGAGGTTTATCTATATTACGTCTATACGTGTCGTGTCATGAGAAACTGGGACTTTGAAGCTCACATTTGTATGTGGTCCAACCTAGGTCCCCGTTTCTATGGGAGACTCTTTAATACGTGGCTGTAAGGGGTCAGGATGGTGTCATGATTCCACGAGGCTTCCCTTCACTCTGATTTGAGGCTGTAGGGTCTCTTTACGGATCCCAGATTTTGGCAGGGAGCTCCAGCTCCTGCCTAATATAGACCTGAGACATCGGCTTCTGGCCCTGAGTggctgtttcttcatttatttggatatttattgatttatttggctgtgtgtgtcttagctgtggcatgtggtcgaacccagaccccctgcgcTGGGAATGCTACTGGATGTCCAGGTCCCGAGGGGCTGTTTAAATGCCAGCCTCTCTCCACCTGAAAGAGAGCTATCCATTTCTAATAGTTTCCATTAGCTGTTCGGTATCAGGTCCCACTCCTGGTCTTGGCCTTCAATTCCCTTTACATTTCTGGCACTTGAGGATGTTCTTTGCATGATTTTGACCTCAGTTATATATTACAACTTTCAGGGTTGTGTTTTATACAGAATTCCTATTTGGGTCTAGGAGGAAGTCTCTGTATTGACTCATCTATCACAGTGGGTGCGCTTTCATATTGGATTTTAGTGAAATGTGACCACATtagtcatattttatatatagtttaagGCATCAGCCCTTGATTTTGCTTACTcgaatttcttttactttataaaCAACTCCAGGATCATattgaggaattaaaaaaaagaaagcagaagaaaacaacagaaaagcaaGACTGAAGGGACTGGACATTTGTTTGATCCTCTTGGTGGATCAAATAACGTGAGACCCATAGCCTCCCTCCCGCTGTTATCAGTGTTGAAGGGATGACACGGGAGAagggccttccctgatggtccagcaggtaaggctctgcactcccagtgcggGGGgcccaggatcgatccctggtcggggaactaagatcccacatgtgatgTGGTGTgtccagaaacaaaacaaaacgacagcaacaacaaaagtaggcagccagagaggagggaagaagggggagGCGAGGGACCAGGGGGCTTCTCTGTTGCTTTATATCTAGGGATAGAGATCATGAAGGCTCAAGGTGTGACTCAAACCTTATAGTGTCACTGAATGGACAAAAAAATTGGTAGATTTCTCTCGTTGATTTGTCTGTTCTCTGAAGTGTCTCTTGCCACCCTTCCCCTTTTTCTAAGTAAGGCTTCAAATTAGGAAGTAGCTAAGAAATTATAAAGGAAGTAGATGAGCAAGTAACACAAAGGAATGTTGAACAAGTGGAAGGCCGGTGACCCAGGCGCCGTTGTCGGCGCCTAGACTTCGGCCGGGACCTGGATCCTCTGGGGCCACCTGCCAGGGAGATAGGATCATGTGGCTGCCCTCAGctcttctccttctctgcctcccagGTAAGTGGGGCTGGGGCCTTTGGGAACTTGGTACTGCAGAGGGCAGGACCCTGGAAGGGTAGAAGGTCTGTCCTGGGTTCAAGCCAGGGGCAGAGCATCAGCAGAAATGGGAGGGACACATCAATTCATCTGTCTGTATATCCTCTGATACATTCAAACATTCATCTTATGATCCTACACACACTTGTTGAGCACCAACTGTGTGCCTACACACACTTATTGAGCACCAACTATGTGCCAGGACTGTTCTGGATGCGGTAATTCAGAGCAATTTCTGCACTCAGGGACTCATGATTGAATGAAGGTGTCAAGTTACTATGCTGCTGCATGaaactcgggcttccctggtggctcagacagtaaagaatctgcctataatgcaggagatgtggattcgatccctgggttaggaagattcccccagagaagggaatggcaacctactccagtattctttttaattttaaaaaaagaatttgtttatggctgcactgggtctttgccactttctctagttgtggcgagcaggggctgctctgtgTGGTGCATGGCTTCTCATTTCGGCGGCTTCTCtcgtgcagagcacaggcttgaggTGTGCAGCCTCAGTacttgccctgcagcatgtaggatcttccccgcccaggactgaatccatgtcccctgtcttagcaggcagattcttaaccactggaccaccaggggagtcccccgctccagtattcttgcctggagaattccctggaccaaggagcctggagggctacagtcaatggggttgcaaagagtcagacatgtgtGGAACTTGCTATAGAAGAGGTTTGCTCATATGGTGATGAGCGTGCACACAGGGCCCCTAGTTCTGCTCCTGGAAGGATACAGGTCTCCCTAAAGCATCACTGGGAGTTAGTCTGGAAGGATGAATGAGTCAGCTGAGTGGAAAATCGGAGTAGCTGATGCAAAAGCATGGAGATACTAGAGACCATAGAAAGCTCAGGAAGGAACAGCCGCTCTGTTTGGTCAGGGCTCAGTTGAAAGGGGTACAAAAGATTTGTCAGGAGGGATGAACGAAGAGTCTAGAAGGGCAACCTCAGCTTCCACGTTAACTCCCTCCTGGAAGAACATGATCAAATTGTTTCTTAAAGGTTGAACTTTCAGAAGAGAAAATCTTTAAAGAGACATTCAAAGTGCATGAGAAcacattttaacattaatttttattggagcagagCTGATTCACAGTGACGGTCAGCTTCTGCAGTGCAGTCGAGTGAGTCATGCGTATGTGCACATATACCCCCTCTTTtgtgggtttccttcccattcaggtcaccatgGAGCCCTGAATAGAGTTCCTTGGCCACACAGCAGGTTCTCACATCTACTTTACACATAGTGATGTGAACACGACTGTCTCATCTCCCCACTCGCCCCGTTCTCCCCACTTTCCACCTTTGGTGTCCGTATGTTTGTTCCTTGCATCTTCggctctgctttgcaaataagatcgtCTATACCATTTTCCCTAGATTCcataatatatacattaatatatgatatttgtaagTTTAGGATAAAAATTAGAGGGCTTTCTTCATGCTTTTAGAGTAATTTTTTTGTTAGGTTCCCTCACAAAATGTAGAGCCTGCCCAATGTAATGACAGACTCTTCTGGAAAAGTGGGTGGAAAAGGGGGAGATTTAAAGGATCtattgagctcttccaaatcctgaaagatgatgctgtgaaagtgctgcactcaatataccagcaaatttggaagactcagcagtggccataggactggaaaaggtcagttttcattccaatgccaaagaaaggcaatgccaaagaatgctcaaactaccgcacaattgcactcatctcacacgctagtaaagtaatgctcaaaattctccaagccaggcttcagcaatacgtgaaccgtgaacttcctgatgttcaagctggttttagaaaaggcagaggaaccagagatcaaattaccaatatccgctggatcatggaaaaagcaagagagttccagaaaaacatctatttctgctttattgactatgccaaagcctttgactgtgtggatcacaataaactgtggaacattctgaaagagatgggaataccagaccacctgatctgcctcttgagaaatttgtatgcaggtcaggaagcaacagttagaactggacatggaacaacagactggttccaaataggaaaaggagttcgtcaaggctgtatattgtcaccctgtttatttaacttatatgcagagtacatcgtgagaaatgctggactggaagaaacacaagctggaatcaagattgccgggagaaatatcaataacctcagatatgcagatgacaccacccttatggcagaaagtgaagaggaactcaaaagcctcttgatgaaagtgaaagatgagagtgaaaaagttggcttaaagctcaacattcagaaaatgaagatcatggcatccggtcccatcacttcatgggaaatagacggggaaacaggggaaacagtgtcagactttatttttctgggctccaaaatcactgcagatggtgactgcagccatgaaattaaaaggcacttactccttggaaggaaagttatgaccaacctagatagcatattcaaaagcagagacattactttgccaacaaaggtctgtctagttaaggctatggtttttccagtggtcatgtatggatgtgagagttggactgtgaagaaggctgagcgccgaagaattgatgctgttgaactgtggtgttggaggagactcttgagagtcccttggactgcaaggagatccaaccagtccattctgaaggaaatcagccctgggatttctttggaaggaatgatgctaaagctgaaactccagtactttgtccacctcatgggaagagttgactcattggaaaagactctgatgctgggaagaattgggggcaagaggagaaggggatgacaaaggatgagatggctggatggcatcactgactcgatggacgtgagtctgagtgaactctgggagttggtgatggacagggaggcctggcatgttgcagtccatggggtcacaacgaatcggacacgactgagcgactgatctgatctgatctgattgtacagcacagggaactctgttcaatgttctGTTCAATATGTAACAATGTAATTAGGAAAATACTATATGTGTAGAATGTATTAcacatgtataactaaatcactttgttgtacagcctGAAACGAATGCAACATTGTTCATCAACTgtgctccaaaataaaataaaaagtttaaaaaaaaataaaaaaggagaaagaaaccaGTCACGGGCTAGAGTATTCACACCTTGGAAACTGGCAAACACCACAAATCAGGCTTCTCCCCTAGGGAGCTTGTTTACCAGCATATCAGTGCTTGTTTAAATCTTCTTACTTAAATCTAATAAAATGTCTAAGTGCCCCAGCCTAAGTGCAGTTAAACTGAAGATGGAAACTTCTTCTCACCCCTTTCTGTGAAACTGGCTGAACCCTCCAGACCCACAGCCTCATTTTTCCATCTTAAGAACATTTGCAGCTGATGTTTCATGTGGGCTCAGATTGGAACTTTGAAGTCACTTGTAAAGATTTAAATTTCAGTTCTTCTTTTTcatcccagctccctcctccaccCTGTGCACCCGTCTGGGGTTACAACCACGGTCTGGAAAAAAGTGATTACTTTAAATTTAAGGAGGGTACCCAAGAGGGTTGTAAGGGATATAAAGAAAGAGGGCAAGGGTGATTCcagagcagagaggaaaagaaagaaggcgGAGGAAGTGGATTCCGATATAAAATGAGCAAGAACAGAACTTATCTTTATTAAGCCCTTTACAACCTACAAACACTTTCAAATCTATGGCACAATTCAGCCCCCTGAgcaacttttcaaaaaaatttattggattGCAGTTGGTTGACAATGTTGTGTACAGCattcaggtgtataacaaagtgaatcagccatacggatataagtcaaagtcgctcagtcgtgtgtgactctttgcgaccccatggactgtagcccaccaggcttctctgtcaatggaattctctaggcgagaatattggcgtgggtagcctttcccttctccaaggaaccttcccaacctagggatcgagcctgggtctcttgctttgcaggctgcttccctggtggtcagcagtaaagaatctgcctgcaacacacaTACAGGTATCCCcctttttttaggttcttttccatataggccattacagagtattgagtagggttccctgtgctatacagtaggttcttattagctatctattttatatacagtagaaggcaatggcaacccactccagtactcttgcctggaaaatcccatggacggaggagcctggtgggctgccgtccatggggtcgctgagagttggacacaactgagcgacttcactttcacttttcactttcatgcattggggaatgGACACTGGcatctggggtcgcacagagttggacatgactgaagcgacttagcagcagcaacagcagcatgaattatggtttcctctggacatatgtccagcagtgggatggctgggtcacatggtagctctatttttagttttttaaggaaacttcctACTGTTCCCCTCTGAGTAACTTCATGCAGGGCAGTTAGTATCATCCTCACTTTGCAGATAAGACCGTGAAGGGGTTAGTGACATATCTAGTAAGTGAAATTACTGAAAATTAAATCCAGATGAGCCTCCTCCCCAGGGCTCTTTCTGACGCCCAAGGGGTATCTAGAACAAAGCAAAGCCTGTGATATTCACAAAACCACTCAAGGTGCATCCTGCAGATTGCTCTGCTGACCACCTAGTGTTTCCATTATGAACTCATTGCTCTCCGACTTGAGCTCCTGTGAACTTCAAGCCACCAGCAAACACTTTCCTTAAAAAATGCACACACGAATTTATATGGTCCCATGTAAGACCTGCTAATCTTGCATCCAGGCACATTCTAGCAGGACAGAGGAGAGTACTCTCTTGGAAttagaatcttctttttttttttccttaacttccAGTGTCCAGACTGGGTTGGTCTTGGCTAGATGCCTTCTCATCATTGGTCCATACAAGGCCCTCTTTTATGTTAATCGTATATAATTTAGCAAACCTCTGTGAGCTCACTGGCCAACCCAAGAATTGGGATGCTACCTATAACTTAGACCTACCAGCTCCTTCCCAATCCAATCCGGCTTCCTCATTCAAACACCAGTAACCTGGTAGCGTTTGTCAACATATTTCACGAacatttttgatatatttgtggGTGAGGTAGAAAATTGGGCTGAGATATTATAATCCACCTTCTAAATCTGAGGGTCTGTGATGAGAGCCAGAGATTTATCTTTTCTCCCTTGAGAACATGTGGAGAGCAGAGTAAACAAGAAGTTATACTCTTAACAACATTGATTTCTTCATCAGGCTTCGTTGTGGCGCGTGAAGTCTCTGGTTGTCAGGTGGTGTCTTTTGTTGTGTCTCATGTGTCTCTCGTTGCAGTGCGTGGGTTCTTCAATGCTAATGCTAAAAGCAtttgggatattagttccctgaccaaggatcaaacccatgttccctgcatgacaaggcagattcttaaccagtggacgaCCAGGGAAAGCCCAAGAAATTATACTCTTAAAGAAATAGTTTGAATTACAAAACACCCAGGATGTAGAAATCTTACTCCAAAGGAAAGTGTTTTGGTTACACGCCCAAACCTCATGCCTGGCAGAGGTTGCAGGGTTAAGGACAGGGCgggatattaaaaagaatgaaataatgccatttgcagcagcatggatggatctAAAGAGTGTCATcctgagtgaggtaagtcagagaaggagaaatattgtatgacaacccttatatgtggaatctaaaaagaaatgatgcaaataaacttacaaaatagaaagagactcacaggcttcgagaacaaacttatggttgccggaGGGGACGGATGGGAGGAGAGGATacttggggagtttgggatggacatgtacacactgctgtatttaaaatggagaaccaacaaggacccactgtgtagcacatggaactctgctcaacgttatggggcagcctggatgggaggggagtctgggggagaatggatacctcagcttggatgggaggggagtttgggggagaatggatacctcagcctggatgggaggggggtctgggggagaatggatacctgtgtATTTACAGTTGGGTCCCtttcctgttcacctgaaacaaaTTGTTCCTGTTCACCTATCGTGatgttgttaatcggctataccccagtagaaaataaaaagtttaaattaaaacaaatcaagcaaacaacaaaaaagaacaggGCAGGACTGCCAGCCCTCTCTACTCCCACCTCCAACCGTGGCCTGACTCCCCTTGTTCCCAGGGACAGGGTGCCCGTGCAGCCAGGCAGCGTGTCTGGGCTCGTGGGGCACGGGTCTGAGCTGGCCCTGCTGACCGCCGTCTCCAGACCCTCTGGCTTAGGTCTTAAATCCAGGTGTCTCTCCAGGTCCCCAGCCCTGAGCCTGGGATGGCCCACGCCTCCCTAGTAACTTTCCCCTGGGGCTTCAAGCACACAGCTGCTGATGGGGCCTCTCGGGACAAGTCCTGGGATCTGACTTGTGTTTTCCAGGCTGTTGGTCGCTGACGGGCCCCAGCTCTGTGGCGGGCACCATGGGGAGCTCTCTGCATGTCCGGTGTCAGTATGAGAAGGCGTACAAGGGGCATAACAAATACTGGTGCCGAGGAAAGTATGGCACAGTGTGTCGCAAGATTGTGGAGaccaaaggagaagagaaagaaaggaggaacgGCCGCGTGTCCATCAGAGACCAGGCGGACAACCTGACCTTCACAGTGATCATGGAGAACCTCAGCACGAACGACGCTGGGTCCTACTGGTGTCGAATTCAGACTGTCTGGATCCTGGACGTGTTGTCCTGGGACCCCTCGGTCCAGGTTGAGGTGTCTGTTTCCCCAGGTAAGAGCTGCCTTCGGTCCAGCAGTAGAGCTGCTGGGAAAAGAGTGGGCTTGGGGACAAGGATGGGGGACAAGGACGGACAGTGTCCTGGGTCTTGTCTTGTCCTCTGTCTCAGTAGTGTTGGGAGGAGCCTAGGGTATGGTCAGGGAGAAAGGCAGCTGACTCTTCAGCTTTAGCATGCGCTGGAGGCCATAGGTACCCCACACAGGGCATCATCCTTGTCCTTACAGAGAGGCAGAGACCCCTGAACACAATGACTCGCTTCAGTACAAAGTGGTGGTCACTGGATGATTCTACGTGACATCAGAGCCACATGGGTGTTTAGTGTGGGACTGGGGAAAGAGTGATGCCTGAGCCATGCTTTGATCTCCAGCACCAAGTACCACCCCAGGGAGCACCGCCTGTCTGGCTGTACCGGCCAGCCCCCCGACAGTGAATGACGGACAGAACCTCAGCGCCAAGGAGATATCGACTGGCTGCCCAGGGTAAGGGCCGCAGGCCTGGAGACCATGGGGGAGGAGGGTCAGCAGCCTTAGGGGCcctggggcggggcctggggctgggcctgGCAGCACTCCATGACCTTTGTACCTCACCCTCTGCTGGGTTTCCCTCCAGCTCTGGTTCTGATGTTTATATTCTCCAAAGCTGCATGCAGAGTGGAAGATAGCACCCGTTCTGTGAACCCTCTCCCCTGAGGGGCAGCTGCAGGGACACAGATGGAGGCTGGTTTCCTCCTCTGGAGGACTTGaagcccctcctcccatccccaccctcccCGTCTCCCTTCTCACCAGGCTCTGGATGCAGGGGCCTGATTCTGCCGTCCCTAACCCAGGCTCGCATCTAAAGTTCTTTACTCTACCAGAGATTCTGCTTCCAGGAGCTGCCTGTGGGGTCTGTGGGAGGTGCGCTGGTTCCAGGCTGACACTTGGGTCTGTCTCCTCCTTCCAAAGATACCCAGAAGGGCTGTGATGCTGCCGTCAGACCCTGAAGGGAATGGGGGGCGAGAGCTTTAAAGTGTGGGTGAGGACTGGTTTTAAGAAGCCAGCCAATAACAGGGAAGACTACGTGTGCAGGAAAGGGATGGAGAGGATGAGTTTGGACACATGCTTCTGGAAGGGGGACTGCCTggtccctctcctccctctgctccctcccctccccttaaGGAGAGTCCCAAGGGCAGTTCCTGAGGCAGGAATGATGACAGGAGTCCCAGAGAGGGGCTGCCCTGACTTGGGTCTcttctgggtttgatcctgagttATCTAGgaacttccctgtggctcagatggtaaagcatctgcctacaatccaggagatacaagtttgatccctgggtcaggaagatcccctggagaaggaaatggcaacccactctagtactcttgcctggaaaatcccgtggatg
It encodes the following:
- the CD300E gene encoding CMRF35-like molecule 2, whose protein sequence is MWLPSALLLLCLPGCWSLTGPSSVAGTMGSSLHVRCQYEKAYKGHNKYWCRGKYGTVCRKIVETKGEEKERRNGRVSIRDQADNLTFTVIMENLSTNDAGSYWCRIQTVWILDVLSWDPSVQVEVSVSPAPSTTPGSTACLAVPASPPTVNDGQNLSAKEISTGCPGSELSNVHFLLLVFLKLPLFLGMVGAVLWVNRPQRRPGGRKRQLDQGGPPCSVLSPGMPCPGIQLFRLDKRDLQILGSRAGGQQLLDSGRT